A genome region from Trichoderma asperellum chromosome 7, complete sequence includes the following:
- a CDS encoding uncharacterized protein (EggNog:ENOG41~SECRETED:SignalP(1-19)) has protein sequence MHRCQLLLGALGLSNIVHAASTLLSGGTIIAWDDNENYLRIIQNGSVLITNDRIANVNTDPLPSNLPSGTTVVDISNQILTPGFIDTHRHGWQTVFKTIGSNTSLTEYFNRYGEYFSADKFTADDVYISQLAGIYEAMNGGVTTILDHASHTWSADTSYAGLNASVDSGARVFWAFTFHNITSLNYTAEDQFPLFREMAENKKALLGNSPAELGIAYDYWGPNPDVNEAQTVADLAKEFNVSVVTTHSLAGPWGFSNLASQVQRFDLLDGSIPVVFSHSSFITADDLQLLRSTNQYISITAESEMQYGHGHPHSYYAQDQAALGIDTHFTYSSDILTQARMWLQSARHYFYNQVLENWNVPTYNPMSVNQAFLLATRSGGLALRRPDLGVIKVGAKADLVVWDAENSPSMLGWEDPVAAIILHANIGDILHVLIDGKFVKKDKKLVNGEYPKIRKNFLEAAKKIQKMWKGIPYPTYEGTFTNGYSYGKPQAVDVQRGPDTGYGTQFL, from the coding sequence ATGCACCGCTGCCAATTGCTTTTGGGAGCTCTTGGGCTCTCAAACATCGTTCACGCCGCATCAACGTTGCTCTCAGGCGGCACAATCATTGCATGGGACGACAATGAGAACTATTTACGTATAATCCAAAATGGTTCTGTATTAATCACGAACGATCGTATCGCCAATGTGAATACAGATCCACTACCATCCAATTTGCCGTCTGGCACAACGGTTGTGGACATATCAAATCAGATCTTAACTCCTGGATTCATTGACACTCATCGCCATGGGTGGCAAACTGTCTTTAAAACCATTGGATCAAATACATCGCTTACCGAATACTTCAATCGTTACGGAGAGTATTTTTCAGCAGACAAGTTCACAGCAGACGATGTGTACATTAGCCAGCTTGCTGGCATCTATGAAGCCATGAATGGCGGAGTGACAACAATTCTTGATCACGCCTCACACACTTGGTCAGCGGATACATCTTACGCCGGACTCAATGCATCCGTCGATAGCGGAGCTAGAGTTTTCTGGGCCTTTACTTTTCACAATATAACATCGCTGAACTACACGGCAGAGGATCAGTTCCCACTCTTTCGGGAGATGGccgaaaataaaaaggcgCTGCTGGGTAATTCTCCTGCTGAACTAGGCATCGCATATGACTACTGGGGACCGAACCCAGATGTCAACGAAGCCCAGACTGTTGCAGATCTTGCCAAGGAGTTTAATGTCTCGGTTGTGACAACACACTCTCTTGCTGGACCATGGGGATTTAGCAACCTTGCATCCCAAGTTCAACGATTTGATCTTTTGGACGGATCTATCCCAGTCGTCTTCTCGCATTCGAGTTTCATAACCGCAGATGATTTACAGCTCCTTCGTTCCACCAACCAATACATCTCCATCACGGCGGAGTCAGAGATGCAGTACGGCCATGGTCATCCTCACTCGTACTATGCGCAGGACCAAGCAGCACTGGGGATTGATACACATTTTACCTATTCCTCAGATATCTTGACGCAGGCTCGTATGTGGCTTCAATCCGCAAGGCATTACTTCTATAACCAAGTCTTGGAGAACTGGAATGTGCCGACATATAACCCTATGAGCGTCAACCAGGCATTTTTGCTAGCCACTCGGTCTGGAGGACTAGCTCTTCGGCGCCCAGATCTTGGTGTTATCAAAGTCGGCGCCAAAGCTGATTTGGTAGTCTGGGATGCAGAAAATTCGCCTTCAATGCTGGGATGGGAAGATCCCGTTGCAGCAATTATTTTACACGCTAATATTGGAGACATTTTGCACGTACTGATCGATGGCAAATTTGTCAAGAAGGATAAAAAATTGGTAAATGGCGAATATCCTAAGATTCGAAAGAACTTTTTGGAAGCGGCAAAGAAGATTCAAAAAATGTGGAAAGGAATTCCATATCCGACGTATGAGGGAACATTCACAAATGGCTATTCTTACGGAAAACCACAAGCCGTCGATGTGCAGAGAGGGCCAGATACAGGATATGGCACTCAATTTTTATAA
- a CDS encoding uncharacterized protein (EggNog:ENOG41), with amino-acid sequence MPSNVTVFYNQPKEGEYFDMDYYINKHMPIANEQWTPLGLKSWQVLQFGPDAPFHVVAVLNWENEGQAEAALAHEASKIVIGDVVNFTNMKANLQPGSITGAWERK; translated from the coding sequence ATGCCTTCCAACGTCACAGTTTTCTACAACCAGCCCAAGGAGGGCGAGTACTTCGACATGGATTACTACATCAACAAACACATGCCCATCGCGAACGAGCAGTGGACGCCTCTCGGCCTCAAGAGCTGGCAGGTCCTCCAGTTCGGCCCTGATGCCCCATTCCACGTGGTCGCCGTCTTGAACTGGGAAAATGAAGGCCAGGCCGAAGCGGCGCTTGCGCACGAGGCGTCAAAGATTGTCATCGGCGACGTGGTCAACTTCACAAACATGAAGGCTAACCTGCAGCCTGGCAGTATCACCGGCGCCTGGGAGCGAAAGTAA
- a CDS encoding uncharacterized protein (EggNog:ENOG41~SECRETED:SignalP(1-20)) produces MKLFSIFTVAIASMSTTAVGSTYPYERLDKDKAVLLVVDLQVGLYNAVRDFDPVTYKESIIGHAAIGQLFDLPVILTTSAEQGPNGPLPKEITDMYPNATYIKRQGEVDAWDNEDFRNAVKATNRTQIIMAGIVTDVCTAHLALSLRSEGYSVWANAEASGSSSTFVRDVSNDRMRHAGVQVVSLFSIICDLMRDWRNVPGAAEVFPYLDKYFPVYGMVARAHAAATTNGVVQPGEGGLI; encoded by the exons ATGAAGCTCTTCTCTATCTTCACCGTAGCAATCGCATCGATGTCTACAACCGCTGTGGGAAGCA CGTATCCTTATGAGAGGCTTGACAAAGACAAGGCT GTTCTTCTTGTCGTTGATTTGCAAGTTGGCCTTTACAATGCTGTCCGAGACTTTGATCCGGTTACGTATAAGGAGAGCATTATTGGACATGCCGCCATTGGTCAACTGTTTGACCTACCAGTTATCTTGACGACTTCTGCAGAACAAG GACCAAATGGACCATTGCCAAAGGAAATTACGGACATGTATCCAAATGCAACTTATATCAAGCGCCAGGGTGAAGTTGACGCCTGGGACAATGAGGATTTCCGCAATGCTGTTAAAGCTACAAACAGGACTCAGATAATCATGGCTGGCATTGTGACAGATGTTTGTACTGCTCATCTAGCATTGTCTCTTCGTTCTGAAGGATACTCTGTGTGGGCCAATGCCGAAGCGTCGGGTAGCTCTTCTACATTTGTCCGCGACGTCTCTAACGATAGGATGAGACATGCAGGTGTGCAGGTCGTCAGTCTTTTCTCTATCATTTGCGATCTCATGAGGGACTGGCGTAATGTTCCTGGTGCCGCGGAAGTATTTCCTTATCTTGATAAGTATTTTCCTGTTTACGGCATGGTTGCTAGGGCTCATGCCGCTGCGACCACCAACGGAGTGGTTCAGCCAGGAGAGGGTGGCCTTATCTAA
- a CDS encoding uncharacterized protein (EggNog:ENOG41): MVGPNPNVIPGSDGAGTVVAVGKHVRRFTPGDRVVTAFFQDYVGGRFQPNMAASMLGGTLDGTLRTYGAFNEQGLARIPSNLSFLEASTLSCAGLTAWSALFGLSDYKLNAGQWVLTQGTGGVSVFALQFAKAVGARVIATTGSSDKVKFLKDLGADHVINYKEDSEWGATAKTLTGGVGVDQVVEVAGPVSMAQSLKATKVEGVINIVGYLGGVEGNQPSFSDSFAHRCIVRPIAVGSRILLEDLCRLSRPIRRSFDR; the protein is encoded by the coding sequence ATGGTTGGCCCGAACCCGAACGTCATCCCAGGCTCGGATGGGGCTGGAACTGTCGTCGCAGTTGGGAAGCATGTCCGTCGCTTCACACCAGGCGATAGAGTTGTCACGGCATTCTTCCAAGACTACGTAGGCGGGCGCTTCCAGCCTAATATGGCTGCTTCGATGCTTGGAGGCACCCTTGATGGTACACTTCGCACTTATGGAGCGTTCAATGAGCAGGGACTGGCACGAATCCCATCGAATTTGAGCTTTCTTGAAGCCTCAACGCTGAGTTGTGCTGGATTAACCGCCTGGAGTGCTCTCTTCGGGCTGTCTGATTACAAATTGAACGCTGGCCAATGGGTACTGACTCAAGGCACCGGAGGAGTCAGCGTATTTGCGCTGCAGTTTGCCAAAGCAGTCGGCGCAAGAGTCATTGCAACTACGGGTTCCAGCGACAAGGTGAAGTTTTTGAAGGATCTTGGAGCTGATCacgttataaactataaagagGACTCCGAATGGGGCGCTACGGCCAAAACGTTGACGGGAGGTGTTGGCGTTGACCAAGTTGTGGAAGTTGCTGGTCCGGTGTCCATGGCGCAGAGCTTGAAGGCTACCAAGGTAGAGGGTGTCATCAATATTGTTGGCTATCTGGGAGGTGTTGAAGGCAACCAACCTAGCTTCTCGGACAGTTTCGCGCACAGGTGTATAGTACGGCCTATTGCTGTAGGATCAAGAATCTTGCTGGAAGATTTGTGTCGCTTGTCGAGGCCAATCCGGAGAAGCTTCGACCGGTGA
- a CDS encoding uncharacterized protein (SECRETED:SignalP(1-19)~MEROPS:MER0032443) — MITKIAIPLLVATYPLALSAPLASSDSGLRLIKTSEADVGQWVTEQEKFDRFISKNIGFIDITDIKDDEVLSILSIPSSEASISTRAVTYPTRVEHVDEAKSLIANVSISGPQSWLTTFTQFTTRHYRSTTGTQASAWLFDQISSIASVRPEIIVQRFTHTWNQPSIIARLPGQSSNLIIVGAHMDSTAGSTTARSPGADDNGSGSVTILEALRVIANSDFTPKNTIEFHWYSGEEGGLLGSQAIFSNYKSTKKSVLAMLNQDMTGYSPSNQLAVYTDNVDASLTQYVRVIATQYTGAAPLTTRCGYGCSDHASARSNGFPSAFVNEDTFEKSNPNIHTAADSLEKIQWPAILRHAKFTVGFIVEASYI; from the exons atgatTACCAAAATTGCCATACCTCTACTTGTGGCAACTTACCCGCTTGCTCTCTCCGCGCCTCTGGCTAGCAGTGACTCAGGGCTCCGCCTCATCAAGACCTCTGAGGCTGACGTAGGCCAATGGGTAACTGAACAAGAGAAATTCGACAGATTCATCTCAAAGAATATAGGATTCATCGATATCACGGACATTAAG GACGACGAAGTGTTATCTATTCTATCCATCCCATCTTCAGaagcctccatctccacTCGGGCGGTTACCTATCCAACTAGAGTCGAGCATGTAGACGAGGCAAAGTCGCTCATCGCGAACGTGTCTATCAGTGGCCCACAGAGCTGGCTAACCACGTTTACGCA ATTTACAACGCGACACTACCGTTCGACTACTGGCACTCAAGCCTCAGCCTGGCTATTCGATCAAATCTCCAGCATCGCATCTGTGAGGCCCGAAATCATTGTGCAGAGATTCACTCACACATGGAACCAGCCCTCTATTATTGCTCGCCTACCCGGTCAAAGCTCCAATTTAA TTATTGTGGGAGCCCACATGGACTCTACCGCTGGCTCTACTACGGCCCGCAGTCCTGGTGCAGATGATAATGGCTCAGGATCTGTTACTATATTGGAGGCCTTACGTGTCATTGCCAATTCAGATTTTACTCCTAAAAACACCATTGAGTTTCACTGGTACAGTGGTGAGGAGGGAGGGCTCCTAGGTTCTCAGGCGATCTTTTCAAATTATAAATCCACCAAAAAGAGTGTGCTCGCCATGCTCAATCAAGATATGACTGGATATTCGCCGAGTAACCAGCTAGCTGTATATACTGACAACGTAGATGCGTCCTTGACTCAGTATGTTAGAGTAATTGCTACTCAGTACACAGGTGCTGCTCCTCTGACCACTCGATGTGGTTATGGCTGCTCCGATCACGCCAGCGCTCGATCCAACGGTTTCC CATCTGCTTTCGTCAATGAAGACACATTCGAAAAGTCTAACCCCAACATTCATACTGCTGCAGAT TCTCTTGAGAAGATTCAGTGGCCAGCTATTCTTCGACATGCCAAATTTACAGTCGGGTTCATCGTGGAGGCATCTTacatttaa